The genomic interval TTTAATTGCTGCTTCATTTTGTATGTTCAATCGCTACGTGGATGGCCTGGGAACATGGGCTCCCGTTGGACATGATAAGTATGTATCAAGCGGTATCAGGATCAGAGATGAAGGATATGCAGGATTTGACCCCTTGAAAAGTATTCGGAAGTGATAGTTCGAATTTATAAAAGAACTAAATTAAAGACTTCCATAATTGCCTGTGCGGATTATAAGGGCGAACTTTGACTTTGTATCATTTGCCCAAATACATGAAAATCCTCATTACAGGTGCTACAGGCTTGGTTGGAAGTAAAGTTGCCCGCCGGTTCCTTTCCGAAAATCATAACGTATTTGCATTATATCGTTCCGGGTCCGACAGGAGTTTGTTGCAGGATGTGGAAGACTCAATCCAATGGGTTGAAGGCGATATACTGGATATCAGCTCATTGGAAACGGCTATGAAGGATATTGATTTTGTGGTACATACAGCCGCCGTGGTTTCATTTGTTCCTCGCGACCGAAAAACGATGTATACTGTTAATATTGAGGGTACTGCAAATATTGTCAACGCTTGCCTTAAATATAAAGTCGGGAAACTTTGCCATGTCAGCAGTATCGCTGCGCTTGGAAGACCTGATGCAAGAAAGCTAATTCCCGGCCAGGATGTAGTGTTGGATGAAACGCAGCGCTGGGAAGATTCTCCTGAAAATTCTGAATATGCAAAAACGAAATATCTGGCTGAACTGGAAATCTGGCGTGGTATTGCGGAAGGACTGAATGCAGTGATCGTTAATCCGACGCTGATATTGGGAGAAGGTGACTGGAGTAAAAGCAGTACACAGATTTTTCGATATGTGTTTCAGGAAAAGCCTTTTTATACCGAAGGAATAGCCAATTATGTAGATGTCAATGATGTGGCCGAGATCATATATCAACTTCTTTTTTCAGATATTTCGGCCGAGCGTTTTCTACTGAATGCGGGAAGTATTTCTTACCAGAATTTGTTCAATACTATTGCGGATTCGATGCATAAAAGGAGGCCTGGATTCAGGGTAGGGGCAGGGCTTGCCTCAGTAATATGGCGGATAGAAGCGGTAAGAACTTGGCTTATGGGGACTAAGCCATTGATTACCAGGGAAACTGCACAATCTGGTGCAAGAAAGATCAGATACAATAATGAAAAAATAAAAAATGCATTAAAATTTAAATTTCAGCCAATTGATAAAACCATAGCACGTGTAAGTGAAAGTTTACTTCGCAAGATTTGATTAACGAGGAATTATTTTTAACTT from Dyadobacter sp. NIV53 carries:
- a CDS encoding SDR family NAD(P)-dependent oxidoreductase — its product is MKILITGATGLVGSKVARRFLSENHNVFALYRSGSDRSLLQDVEDSIQWVEGDILDISSLETAMKDIDFVVHTAAVVSFVPRDRKTMYTVNIEGTANIVNACLKYKVGKLCHVSSIAALGRPDARKLIPGQDVVLDETQRWEDSPENSEYAKTKYLAELEIWRGIAEGLNAVIVNPTLILGEGDWSKSSTQIFRYVFQEKPFYTEGIANYVDVNDVAEIIYQLLFSDISAERFLLNAGSISYQNLFNTIADSMHKRRPGFRVGAGLASVIWRIEAVRTWLMGTKPLITRETAQSGARKIRYNNEKIKNALKFKFQPIDKTIARVSESLLRKI